The following proteins are encoded in a genomic region of Paenibacillus sp. FSL H3-0469:
- a CDS encoding glycosyltransferase — translation MSHSLESETVSSFYYYGNNTEIAANGQLKHPELILIGDRVTIKGDYSIQPEAQASLPLPKIIIGDDCKCEQGLTLHAINRIEIKSNVTIGSNVSISDARQEYRQIGIPVKAQGWMNGAGEVIIGEGTQIGEGTVIAGNIRIGKHSVIYPGSVVEQDLPDYCVAGGSPAQIQQHEPIIHPISPDATPLLSICIPTYNRAANLDLCLSSIFSQLQDDSRVEVIVCDNASTDATPQVIARYASRYPRLKSFRNSSNIGGDRNIYLVAQLAKGTFLKWQGDDDYCVEHSIPALLEVIHNHTECGIIYLNVHNHDGQVYTAKGAPAYLRASGIMCTFISGIILKRVDFEQIEEPFRYIDSSLNQAYMQYEILTRNPHFCVVNRRVFDFSGNPPAGYNFGEVVFSNYQTILSHFIGKGLTAEDVREEKRNSLFNYILRWYWGIMRDHAPVFTDDFEDLFRKFYGDESYFEDVLLQIASIKALAQS, via the coding sequence ATGTCACACTCCTTAGAGTCTGAAACAGTATCCAGCTTCTATTACTATGGCAACAATACAGAGATCGCTGCCAACGGACAACTCAAGCATCCCGAACTCATTCTGATTGGTGATAGGGTAACCATTAAGGGAGATTACTCCATACAGCCTGAAGCACAAGCTTCTTTGCCTCTACCCAAAATTATTATCGGGGATGATTGCAAATGTGAACAAGGGCTCACTCTTCATGCCATCAACCGTATTGAGATTAAATCTAATGTGACGATAGGCTCTAATGTTAGTATATCGGATGCCAGACAGGAGTATCGCCAGATTGGAATCCCGGTAAAGGCACAAGGATGGATGAACGGCGCCGGAGAGGTTATCATCGGGGAAGGAACGCAAATTGGAGAGGGAACGGTTATTGCAGGTAATATCCGAATAGGCAAGCATAGCGTGATCTATCCGGGAAGTGTCGTTGAACAAGATCTTCCGGATTATTGTGTGGCAGGAGGGTCCCCCGCACAGATTCAGCAGCATGAACCAATTATTCACCCTATCTCACCGGATGCTACTCCGCTTCTCTCCATTTGTATTCCAACCTATAACCGCGCAGCCAACCTTGATCTATGCCTTTCCTCTATATTCAGCCAATTACAGGACGATAGCCGGGTTGAAGTCATTGTCTGTGACAATGCCTCTACAGACGCCACCCCTCAGGTGATCGCACGTTATGCCAGCCGCTATCCAAGACTGAAATCATTCAGAAACAGTTCGAATATCGGGGGGGACCGCAATATATATCTTGTAGCTCAATTAGCGAAGGGGACGTTTCTAAAATGGCAGGGCGATGATGATTATTGTGTGGAGCATTCCATCCCCGCCCTGCTTGAGGTCATCCATAATCATACAGAGTGCGGAATTATATATTTGAATGTTCATAATCATGATGGCCAGGTTTATACTGCAAAAGGCGCACCAGCCTATCTTCGAGCCTCAGGTATTATGTGTACTTTTATTTCCGGCATCATTTTGAAAAGAGTGGATTTTGAACAAATCGAAGAACCCTTCCGGTATATCGATTCATCGCTGAATCAAGCTTACATGCAATATGAGATATTAACCAGAAATCCTCACTTTTGCGTGGTTAACCGGAGAGTGTTCGATTTTTCCGGGAATCCTCCTGCAGGATACAATTTCGGTGAAGTCGTTTTTAGTAATTATCAGACAATTTTGAGTCATTTTATTGGCAAAGGTTTGACCGCAGAGGACGTCCGGGAAGAGAAACGAAATTCTCTCTTTAATTACATCCTCCGTTGGTATTGGGGAATCATGCGTGATCACGCCCCTGTTTTTACCGATGATTTTGAGGATCTCTTTAGAAAATTTTATGGAGATGAGTCCTATTTCGAAGATGTCCTGCTGCAAATTGCAAGTATAAAAGCTCTGGCACAAAGCTAA
- a CDS encoding class I SAM-dependent methyltransferase, with amino-acid sequence MHKPDTLQANHKPDSQESQMSNLMNYANFLYNQKNYENAAVFYEKFLLEAKTLNEETYEAYGRLSDCYVAAGDVNKALLAAFQSFTYGIPHPVICYKIGAAFMQKGQVNLAIFWFDMATKETIVNGHINYDASFVNWLPHLQLCVCYELLGEHEKAYHHHKLAQKHFPDHPSIVYNQKYFESLFYRSEDSSSKAHPEAEVLGGNDTDSIDINSEILNTEQNDVIFTGERVVINDAVKKNHGDVLEEHLNRYRLAQKFVNDKRVLDAACGAGYGSKMLQVAGASHVLGVDIDEASLANARKTYGHDQIDYAYGNVNKLELEDKSFDVVVSFETIEHIDDGSIWIKESARLLKDDGIFIVSTPNRGIANPAGYFVDPPRNHYHKYEYTTVELVGELLKEYDVLELYGQTFVSDYSAFQTQVVRNARAMPPTTTPYDNPVINAYELMDLGKVKDMNPLYVVAVCRKKRALPGE; translated from the coding sequence ATGCATAAACCGGATACACTTCAGGCAAACCATAAGCCAGATTCACAGGAATCTCAGATGTCCAATTTAATGAATTACGCCAACTTTCTATATAATCAGAAAAATTATGAGAATGCCGCTGTATTTTATGAAAAGTTTCTTTTGGAAGCAAAGACGTTGAATGAAGAAACCTATGAGGCCTACGGGAGACTCTCGGATTGTTACGTTGCTGCCGGGGATGTGAATAAAGCCTTGTTAGCAGCTTTCCAATCCTTTACTTATGGAATTCCCCACCCCGTGATCTGTTACAAAATCGGTGCTGCATTCATGCAGAAAGGTCAAGTGAACCTAGCAATTTTTTGGTTTGATATGGCTACAAAAGAAACGATAGTAAATGGGCACATTAACTATGATGCCTCTTTTGTAAACTGGCTACCCCATTTACAATTGTGTGTATGCTATGAATTGCTCGGTGAACATGAGAAAGCCTATCATCATCACAAATTAGCTCAAAAACATTTTCCCGATCATCCAAGTATAGTGTACAATCAAAAGTATTTTGAATCGTTGTTCTACAGAAGCGAAGATTCCTCTTCGAAGGCTCACCCAGAGGCTGAAGTATTGGGGGGAAACGACACAGATTCCATAGATATCAACTCCGAAATACTGAATACAGAACAAAACGATGTAATTTTCACAGGAGAACGGGTTGTCATTAACGATGCCGTCAAGAAGAATCATGGAGATGTGCTTGAGGAGCACCTGAACAGATACAGATTAGCCCAAAAGTTCGTCAACGATAAACGGGTGCTGGATGCGGCCTGCGGGGCAGGGTATGGCAGTAAAATGCTGCAGGTGGCTGGAGCAAGTCATGTCCTTGGTGTAGATATAGATGAAGCCAGCTTGGCCAATGCGCGCAAAACATACGGTCATGATCAAATTGATTATGCGTACGGAAATGTTAATAAGCTTGAGCTTGAAGACAAAAGCTTTGATGTCGTTGTTTCCTTTGAGACCATTGAGCACATTGATGACGGCAGCATTTGGATTAAAGAATCCGCCAGGCTTCTCAAGGATGACGGAATCTTTATTGTCTCTACCCCTAACCGCGGCATAGCGAACCCTGCGGGCTATTTTGTGGACCCGCCAAGAAATCATTATCATAAATATGAGTATACGACTGTTGAGCTTGTGGGGGAGCTGCTGAAGGAATATGATGTTCTGGAGCTGTACGGGCAAACCTTCGTCTCGGATTATTCCGCCTTCCAGACCCAGGTTGTCAGAAATGCGAGAGCGATGCCTCCTACGACCACGCCTTATGACAATCCCGTTATTAATGCGTATGAGCTAATGGATCTCGGAAAAGTAAAAGATATGAATCCTTTGTATGTAGTGGCTGTGTGCAGAAAAAAACGTGCTCTCCCCGGCGAATAA
- a CDS encoding aldo/keto reductase, with protein sequence MQTVTLNNGVKMPLLGFGVYQIPDAEECENAVYEALTAGYRLIDTAAGYLNEEAVGRAIKRSGVPREELFITTKLWIQDAGYESAKLAFAKSLKKLQLDYLDLYLIHQPFGDYYGAWRAMEELYHDSKIRAIGVSNFLPDRLMDLIVHNEIVPAVNQVETHPFLQQTDNAAFMKEQGVQIESWGPFAEGRNNLFSNEVLSGIAAKHNKSVAQVVLRWLIQRDIVAIPKSVRTARIAENFDIFDFALSADDMAQIAALDTGESLFFSHRDPEIAKRLGNWRVEL encoded by the coding sequence ATGCAAACTGTAACCTTGAACAATGGAGTAAAAATGCCGCTGCTCGGCTTCGGTGTCTATCAGATTCCAGATGCTGAAGAATGTGAGAATGCGGTGTATGAAGCACTGACCGCAGGCTATCGCCTGATCGATACGGCTGCCGGTTATCTGAATGAAGAGGCGGTAGGCCGTGCCATTAAGCGAAGCGGCGTACCCCGCGAAGAGCTGTTCATCACCACCAAGCTATGGATTCAGGATGCCGGATACGAAAGTGCCAAGCTCGCCTTCGCCAAGTCCCTGAAGAAGCTGCAGCTGGACTACTTAGATCTGTATCTCATTCACCAGCCGTTCGGCGACTATTACGGAGCTTGGCGGGCTATGGAGGAGCTGTATCACGATAGCAAAATCAGAGCCATCGGGGTCAGCAACTTCCTGCCTGACCGCCTGATGGACCTCATCGTCCATAACGAGATTGTGCCTGCCGTCAATCAGGTGGAGACGCATCCGTTCCTTCAGCAGACGGATAACGCTGCTTTTATGAAGGAACAAGGTGTGCAGATTGAATCATGGGGACCATTCGCTGAAGGACGCAACAACTTGTTCAGCAATGAAGTGTTATCAGGGATTGCTGCTAAGCATAACAAATCCGTCGCCCAGGTTGTGCTGCGCTGGCTGATCCAGCGTGATATCGTGGCGATTCCGAAGTCCGTGCGTACAGCGCGGATCGCCGAGAACTTCGATATTTTTGATTTTGCGCTGAGTGCAGACGATATGGCTCAGATTGCTGCACTCGATACGGGCGAGAGCCTGTTCTTCTCCCACCGGGACCCGGAAATCGCCAAGCGGCTGGGTAACTGGAGGGTTGAGCTGTAA
- a CDS encoding polysaccharide lyase family 8 super-sandwich domain-containing protein encodes MRRILTKGCLIILALLLSVSGIGGAAERARAADAFDGMRENRKVLLTGGSSLDTADPDIAAALTKLTNEANGYWQTMNTAAGRTSLWSDNPGTGNSIHIRVTYERLKTMALAYATSGTSLYGDSLLGGDIVAALDYMYATRYHEGVTPVASGTSNWWDWQIGIPLQLNDITVLVYDSLTPAQVTDYMTAVERFSPAVTLTGANRTWKAMVVGERGILVKDATKVAAARDGLSSVFNYTLSGDGFYRDGSFLQHNNIPYTGGYGIDLLLAVSDLMGMLHGSPWQVTDPKQSNVWEWVYNAYQPVMYKGAIMDMVRGREISRHYSQDHDAGHRVMQGILSLSRFAPPAQASDFKRMLKGWILSDTFKSFYEDAPVPAIVLAKSITSDPAVEPAAELIGYKQFAAMDRAVQHRPGYSFGLAMYSSRIGSYEAINSENAKAWYTSAGMTSLYNSDLGQYSGDYWPTVDNYRLPGTTILSQTSSGSHTSTKQWTGGTDMQNLYGVSGMELKYGDHDLNARKSWFMFDDEIVALGAGISSSDNIPVETIVENRKLNTAGSNTLTVNGTVQPSALGGSGTLDQVEWAHLSGSTAGTDTGYYFPQTVPLAMKREARTGNWKQINPRPVTPSTPVTRNYMTFWLDHGVNPQGGEYQYVLLPGKSAPQVAAYAAAPDIEVLAHTSGVQAVRERGLGIIGANFWEDGTSSADLITVNKKASVMTRETGDTLELSLSDPTQAATGVIEVELDRSASGYTADSGITVTQLSPKIRLSVNVSAAKGKTFKASFELDSGTPPTLPGEEIIVDNNDTTGVLKTGSWKTAAVQTDRYGINYLHDDNNGKGSKSVTFTPDLPATATYSVYMMWPQHFNRSTAIPLEVAHTGGTAILNVDQTANGGIWNLIGTYSFTAGTSGSVTIRNNGTSGYVAADAVRFVRNP; translated from the coding sequence ATGAGGAGAATCCTGACCAAAGGCTGTCTCATAATTCTGGCATTGCTGTTGTCGGTCAGCGGGATTGGCGGAGCAGCGGAACGTGCCCGCGCTGCCGATGCGTTCGACGGGATGCGGGAGAACCGGAAAGTCCTGCTTACAGGGGGCAGCTCTCTGGATACTGCAGACCCTGATATTGCCGCAGCCCTAACCAAGCTGACGAATGAGGCGAACGGTTATTGGCAGACGATGAACACCGCAGCGGGACGCACCTCTCTGTGGAGCGATAATCCCGGGACCGGGAATTCCATTCATATCCGGGTGACTTATGAACGGCTGAAGACTATGGCGCTCGCCTACGCTACTTCCGGTACCTCTCTCTATGGAGACAGCCTGCTTGGAGGCGATATCGTGGCTGCACTCGATTATATGTACGCCACCAGATACCATGAGGGGGTAACGCCGGTAGCCAGCGGAACGAGTAACTGGTGGGATTGGCAAATCGGTATTCCTTTGCAGCTTAACGATATAACGGTGCTGGTGTATGATTCCTTAACCCCGGCACAAGTCACAGATTATATGACGGCCGTGGAACGCTTCTCGCCCGCTGTTACCCTGACCGGAGCTAACCGCACCTGGAAAGCGATGGTGGTAGGCGAACGGGGCATCCTGGTCAAAGATGCCACCAAGGTCGCCGCCGCCCGTGACGGGTTGTCCTCCGTCTTCAATTATACGCTCAGCGGGGACGGCTTTTACCGGGATGGTTCATTCCTTCAGCATAACAACATTCCCTACACCGGAGGTTATGGCATTGACTTGCTGCTGGCTGTCAGTGATCTGATGGGGATGCTTCATGGCTCGCCCTGGCAGGTGACCGATCCCAAGCAGTCCAATGTATGGGAATGGGTGTATAACGCTTATCAGCCGGTGATGTACAAGGGCGCAATTATGGACATGGTCCGCGGCAGAGAGATCTCCAGGCATTACAGCCAGGATCACGATGCGGGTCATCGGGTGATGCAGGGCATTTTGAGCTTATCCCGGTTTGCGCCGCCTGCGCAAGCAAGTGATTTTAAGCGGATGCTGAAGGGCTGGATTCTGTCGGATACCTTCAAGTCCTTTTACGAAGATGCCCCGGTTCCGGCTATTGTTCTCGCCAAAAGCATTACCAGTGACCCGGCGGTAGAGCCTGCGGCAGAGCTGATCGGCTACAAGCAGTTCGCGGCGATGGACCGGGCAGTCCAGCACCGGCCGGGCTATAGCTTCGGACTGGCGATGTATTCCAGCCGGATCGGCAGCTATGAAGCGATCAACAGCGAGAACGCCAAAGCCTGGTATACCTCCGCCGGAATGACCAGCTTATACAACAGTGATCTTGGTCAATACAGCGGAGATTACTGGCCGACCGTGGATAATTACCGTCTGCCGGGAACAACGATACTGTCACAGACCTCTTCCGGCAGTCATACCAGCACCAAACAGTGGACCGGCGGCACCGATATGCAGAATCTGTACGGCGTCTCCGGCATGGAGCTGAAGTACGGGGATCATGATCTTAACGCGAGAAAATCATGGTTCATGTTCGACGATGAAATCGTGGCACTTGGGGCAGGTATCAGCAGCTCGGACAATATCCCCGTGGAGACGATTGTCGAGAACCGGAAGCTGAATACGGCAGGCAGCAATACACTTACCGTCAATGGTACCGTGCAGCCTTCCGCCTTGGGCGGGTCAGGGACGCTGGACCAGGTAGAATGGGCTCATCTGTCCGGCAGCACGGCGGGTACGGATACCGGATATTATTTTCCGCAGACGGTCCCGCTTGCCATGAAGAGAGAGGCCAGAACCGGCAACTGGAAGCAGATCAACCCCCGGCCGGTCACGCCGTCCACTCCGGTTACCCGCAACTATATGACCTTTTGGCTGGATCATGGGGTGAATCCGCAGGGCGGAGAATATCAGTATGTACTGCTTCCGGGGAAGTCGGCTCCGCAAGTGGCTGCCTACGCTGCTGCTCCAGATATTGAAGTGCTGGCGCATACCTCCGGTGTGCAAGCGGTACGGGAGCGGGGGCTGGGCATCATCGGCGCGAACTTCTGGGAGGATGGCACAAGCTCAGCTGATCTGATTACCGTCAACAAGAAGGCGTCGGTCATGACCAGAGAAACAGGTGATACCCTGGAGCTGTCTCTCAGCGATCCGACACAGGCGGCTACCGGCGTGATCGAAGTGGAGCTGGACCGTTCAGCAAGCGGATATACGGCTGATTCAGGGATTACGGTTACTCAGTTAAGCCCGAAGATCCGTTTATCGGTAAATGTCAGCGCAGCCAAGGGCAAGACGTTCAAGGCTTCCTTCGAGCTGGACAGCGGTACGCCTCCGACTCTTCCAGGAGAAGAGATTATTGTGGACAATAACGACACCACCGGGGTGCTGAAGACCGGGAGCTGGAAGACAGCAGCGGTGCAGACCGACCGCTACGGGATCAATTATCTGCATGATGACAACAACGGCAAGGGAAGCAAAAGTGTAACTTTTACCCCCGACTTACCCGCTACGGCTACCTACAGTGTCTATATGATGTGGCCGCAGCACTTCAACCGGTCCACTGCAATTCCGCTGGAAGTCGCTCATACCGGAGGGACGGCAATACTGAATGTAGACCAGACTGCGAACGGCGGAATCTGGAATCTGATCGGTACCTATTCCTTCACGGCAGGTACCTCTGGAAGTGTAACCATCCGTAATAATGGAACGAGCGGGTATGTTGCCGCCGATGCGGTGAGATTTGTACGGAATCCATAA
- a CDS encoding leucine-rich repeat domain-containing protein, producing the protein MQIQITDDFTDERFRQFVKDTFCGGRETILKSDIDTVTTLELAGHECSSLQGIGHFTALRELDCSRNSLRTLDLSRNTMLEKLECQENMLSRLDLSSNPHLQVLHCSYNSLHELNLEQNTALQQLDCSSNYIITLNIAECTELVEIRCNHNHLTSLNISNQPALTSLRCFNNHLTGLDLSHNKQLTKLYCSENKLTALDTSHNPQLVELDYANNLITQPDHEVEGVGTLRYDNTFTCYSATFSYSGDELPVTVEVKTKTDAEHLNSQIQKVWGELDKLLDRVLQQIAGAHPDEDVNELELAELNFAVDGSFRIGYDAGDTPAGRLCIYAAFDSDRELDPELIYEMY; encoded by the coding sequence ATGCAGATTCAGATTACCGATGATTTCACAGATGAACGATTCAGGCAGTTTGTAAAAGACACCTTCTGTGGTGGCCGTGAAACGATTCTCAAAAGTGACATTGACACCGTGACCACACTGGAGCTTGCAGGCCATGAATGCTCAAGTCTTCAAGGAATCGGACATTTCACGGCGCTTCGGGAGCTGGATTGCAGCCGGAACAGCCTCCGTACGCTGGACCTCAGCCGGAACACCATGCTGGAGAAGCTGGAATGTCAGGAGAATATGTTATCCAGATTGGACTTAAGCAGCAATCCTCACCTCCAAGTACTGCATTGCAGTTATAACTCGCTGCATGAACTGAACCTTGAGCAGAATACAGCACTTCAGCAGCTCGATTGCAGCAGTAACTATATCATTACTCTGAATATCGCAGAGTGTACGGAGCTTGTGGAAATCCGCTGCAATCATAATCATTTAACCAGCTTGAATATCAGTAACCAACCGGCTCTAACAAGCCTGCGTTGCTTCAATAATCATCTTACGGGTCTGGACCTCAGCCACAATAAGCAGTTGACTAAGCTCTATTGCTCGGAGAACAAGCTGACGGCACTGGATACGAGCCATAATCCGCAGCTAGTGGAGCTGGATTACGCCAATAATCTTATCACCCAGCCCGATCATGAGGTGGAGGGTGTCGGAACCTTGCGATATGATAATACCTTCACATGCTATAGCGCAACTTTTTCCTATTCGGGCGATGAGCTTCCCGTGACCGTGGAGGTTAAGACCAAGACGGATGCGGAGCATTTGAACTCCCAGATTCAAAAGGTATGGGGGGAACTGGACAAGCTGCTTGACCGCGTATTGCAGCAGATTGCCGGGGCTCATCCGGATGAAGATGTGAATGAGCTGGAGCTGGCCGAGTTGAACTTCGCTGTTGACGGATCCTTCCGCATCGGCTACGATGCCGGAGATACGCCGGCGGGCCGGTTATGTATCTATGCAGCGTTTGACTCTGACAGGGAGCTGGACCCTGAGCTGATCTATGAAATGTATTAG
- a CDS encoding polysaccharide lyase 8 family protein has product MRSLAGKWQQSVAGSTVSPESLKRVRDAQRTMLYQQELLWVDIPWAENAADTLMIISRLREMAIALKSPGCPCYKDGALQDQITYGLEWLYTHRYNESCPPYGNWWFWEIGVPIALLETLLLMGEALDAAWVGRLLLPIDKYVGDPAVHARWFAAEAQPCTGANLVWKVTASALAAVIRQDGEGLSAARNALLPLFTYASEGDGFYEDGSFIQHDNYAYTGGYGVSLLQDLIRLMVWLHDAPWALPAAAQEMTARWIEESFMPLMFKGSIPDMVSGREISREESQNHESGHSVITACLRFSRILEEPEQIRLFSKAKGWIMADTYKPYIAGAPPDTAAQAIALLADERIPTAPEETCCKLFAHMDRAVLRGPGFLYSISMFSSRMYSYESINDENLKGWYTSYGMTLLYNSDLGQYSGGYWPTVDPYRLPGTTVTKTLLEDGAGAGRLSSRDFVGGAVLHNKYGAIAMELEDVVHESGGLTGRISWFLLGDRIVCLGSDIQSRSPAAVETIIENRKCSPDGDDVITADGMEICRTAGHTEILQPKWMHMSGSTEGAGIGIFFPLKSMVYALREHRQGSWKAINAAGSAQRLERSYQTIWFDHGAAPQGAQYAYVLLPGYSMGATASLAESPSLRIVECSSQAHAVEDSERGITAVHFWQTGWYRSGGIACSSQATVIMRKHPAGWSLAVADPTQKQRRPVEIEIEMGNRIGARAETGKGEPVPRVVSMSERIIVQQAEAGKVKLRFDPDGAGGASFHAEFGC; this is encoded by the coding sequence ATGCGGAGCTTAGCCGGCAAATGGCAGCAATCGGTCGCCGGGTCTACGGTGTCGCCTGAGTCGCTGAAGCGGGTCCGCGATGCACAGAGGACAATGCTCTATCAGCAGGAGCTGCTCTGGGTAGATATTCCGTGGGCCGAGAATGCTGCGGATACGCTGATGATTATCAGCAGATTAAGAGAGATGGCTATCGCGCTGAAATCTCCCGGATGTCCCTGCTACAAGGATGGGGCATTACAGGATCAGATTACCTATGGTCTGGAATGGCTGTATACGCACAGATACAACGAGTCTTGCCCGCCATATGGAAACTGGTGGTTCTGGGAGATCGGTGTGCCGATTGCCCTGCTGGAGACGCTGCTGCTTATGGGGGAAGCGCTGGATGCCGCATGGGTTGGGCGTCTTCTGCTCCCCATAGACAAATATGTGGGAGATCCGGCGGTTCATGCCCGCTGGTTCGCGGCGGAGGCCCAGCCGTGTACCGGAGCGAATCTGGTCTGGAAAGTTACAGCGTCCGCTCTTGCTGCGGTGATCCGGCAAGACGGAGAGGGGCTGTCCGCCGCCCGCAATGCGCTGCTTCCCCTGTTCACCTATGCAAGTGAAGGGGATGGCTTTTATGAGGACGGCTCCTTCATCCAGCATGACAACTATGCGTATACGGGCGGGTACGGAGTATCACTGCTTCAGGACCTCATCCGTCTGATGGTATGGCTTCACGATGCCCCCTGGGCATTGCCTGCCGCAGCACAGGAGATGACAGCCCGGTGGATTGAGGAATCTTTCATGCCGCTGATGTTCAAGGGATCTATACCGGATATGGTGAGCGGCCGGGAAATTTCGCGGGAGGAGTCCCAGAACCATGAGAGCGGACATTCCGTCATCACCGCCTGCTTGCGCTTCTCGCGGATATTGGAGGAGCCGGAGCAGATCCGGCTATTCTCCAAAGCCAAAGGCTGGATCATGGCAGATACGTATAAACCTTATATCGCTGGAGCACCGCCCGATACAGCCGCTCAGGCCATAGCTTTGCTGGCTGATGAACGCATACCGACCGCCCCGGAGGAGACCTGCTGCAAGCTGTTTGCCCACATGGATCGGGCGGTGCTGCGGGGTCCGGGATTCCTCTACTCGATCAGCATGTTCTCCAGCCGGATGTACAGCTATGAATCTATTAATGACGAGAATCTGAAGGGCTGGTACACTTCGTATGGCATGACTCTTCTATATAATAGTGACCTCGGACAATATTCAGGCGGATACTGGCCGACGGTTGACCCCTACCGGCTGCCCGGAACTACGGTGACGAAGACTTTGCTGGAGGATGGAGCGGGAGCAGGCCGCTTAAGCAGCCGGGATTTCGTTGGCGGAGCGGTACTTCACAACAAGTATGGAGCCATTGCCATGGAACTGGAGGATGTAGTTCATGAATCCGGCGGACTGACCGGGCGGATCAGCTGGTTCTTGTTGGGAGACAGGATCGTATGCTTAGGCTCGGATATTCAGAGCCGCAGTCCGGCTGCGGTGGAGACGATCATAGAGAACCGGAAGTGCAGCCCGGACGGGGACGATGTGATTACAGCAGACGGAATGGAGATCTGCCGGACCGCCGGGCACACGGAGATACTTCAGCCTAAGTGGATGCATATGAGCGGGAGCACGGAGGGAGCGGGTATCGGGATCTTTTTTCCTCTAAAAAGCATGGTATATGCTCTGCGCGAACACCGCCAAGGGAGCTGGAAGGCAATAAATGCCGCAGGATCAGCTCAGCGCTTGGAACGGTCCTACCAGACGATCTGGTTCGATCACGGAGCAGCGCCGCAAGGCGCGCAGTATGCCTATGTGCTGCTGCCAGGGTACAGTATGGGGGCAACGGCAAGCTTGGCTGAGTCACCGAGCCTGCGGATTGTAGAATGCAGCAGTCAAGCCCATGCGGTTGAAGACTCGGAACGGGGAATCACAGCCGTGCATTTCTGGCAGACGGGATGGTATAGAAGCGGGGGAATTGCTTGCAGCAGTCAGGCTACTGTCATTATGCGCAAGCACCCGGCTGGCTGGAGCCTGGCGGTGGCCGATCCGACTCAGAAGCAGCGCCGTCCGGTGGAGATTGAGATCGAGATGGGCAATCGTATCGGAGCCAGAGCAGAGACCGGCAAGGGGGAACCCGTTCCCCGGGTTGTTAGCATGTCAGAGCGGATTATCGTGCAACAGGCTGAAGCGGGCAAGGTAAAACTGCGGTTCGACCCTGACGGTGCCGGGGGAGCTTCGTTCCATGCGGAGTTCGGGTGCTGA